The genomic segment TGAACATGGGCCCCCAGCATCCCGCGACGCACGGGGTGCTCCGCGTGGTGCTGGAGCTGGAGGGCGAAAAGATCCTCAAGGCGACGCCGGACCTGGGCTACCTCCACCGGGGCGTCGAGAAGCTGTGCGAGGGCCTGACCTATCAGCAGATCATCCCCCATACCGACCGGCTGGATTACGTCTGCTCCATGTCGAACAACTTCGCGTACGTCCGCGCCGTTGAAAAGCTCCTCGGCGTTTCGATCCCGGAGCGCGGGGAGTACGTCCGGACGATCATCGCCGAGATGCAGCGGATCGTGGGCCACCTCTTCTGGCTGGGGACGCAGTCGCTGGACATCGGCGCGATGACGATTTTCTTCTGGACCTTCCGCGAGCGCGAGATCCTGCTCGACCTCTTCGAGCGGATTTGCGGGGCGCGGCTGACGATGAACTATTTCCGGGTCGGAGGCGTGAACGGCGATCTCAAGCCGGACGTGATCGCGACTCTTCGAAAGTTCCTGAAAGACTTCCCGTCCAAAATCGACGAGTACGACCGATTGTTAATGAACAACCGGATCTGGATCTCGAGGACCAAGGACATCGCCGTGATCTCGGCCGAGGACGCCGTCGGCTTCGGACTGACCGGCCCGCCGCTCCGGGGCTCCGGCGTCCACTACGACGTGAGGAAGGCCGCGCCGTACGCGGCCTACGGCAAAGTCGATTGGGAGGTTCCGCTGGGATCCAACGGCGACACCTACGACCGGTACTGGATCCGGATGCAGGAGATGAAACAGAGCGCGCGGATCATCGCGCAATGTCTGGATCAGCTTCCGGAGGGTCCGGTCCTGACGGACGTTCCGCAGGTGGTGGCCCCGCCCAAGGAAAAAGTGATGCAGGACATGCAGAGTCTCATTCACCATTTCATCATCTTCACGGAGGGCTTTCGCCCGCCCAAGGGGGAGGTCTACTGCGCCACGGAGGCCCCGAAGGGCGAGCTCGGTTTTTCGATCGTGAGCGACGGGGAGCCGAAGCCCTACCGCTTGAAGATCCGGTCGCCGTCCTTCGTTCATCTGGGGGCCTTCGATCACATGGCCCGCGGCTACATGATCGCCGACATCGTCACGATCTTCGGAACCTACGACATCGTGATGGGGGAATGCGATCGTTGAACGCCGTGAGGCGTAAGGAGTGAGGAGTAAGGGGAGCAGGGGCGGACCCCTGTGTCCGCCCGATGGTGAATCATGAATCCCGAAACGAAAAAACCGGAATTCTCGGAGAAGGCCCGAAAAAAGATCGAGGAGATCCTGACGCACTATCCGGACAAGCGGTCCGCGCTGCTCCCGGTCCTGAACCTGGCCCAGGCCGAGTTCGGGTACATCAGCGAAGAGGTGACGGTCATGGTCGCGCGACTGCTCGACCTCACGCCCCCCAAGGTGTACGAGGTCCTGACGTTCTACACCTTGTTGAACGACCGGCCGGTGGGCCGATACCTGATCCAGTTCTGCCGGACGCTGTCCTGCGCGCTGGTCGGGTCGGAGACGGTCCTGGGCCATCTCAAACAACGGCTGGGGATCGAGGTCGGCGAAACGACGCCGGACGGGCTGTTCACCTTGAGAACGGTGGAATGTCTGGCCTCCTGCGGAACAGCGCCCGTGATGCAGGTCAACGGGGTGTTTTACGAAAAATTGACGCGGGAAAAGATGGACCGGATCTTGGACGACCTGAAACGCGGCGATCCGCCGGTCCCGAAGCCGATGGGAGAGAATTGATCCGATAGGTCGCCGTTTGGCACCGGGTCCTGCGGCTCCGGCGGCTTTCGTTTGACCCGGCCAAGGCTCGGCCGCTCAATTTTCCGAAGAAGCTCAACGGAAAATTGGCCCTGACGGGCCGCGTCCTTCGCCAAGCCGGGCGGCCCCAAACGCAAGCCGAGTCGCCTCTCGGGCCCAGTACCAAACGGCGACGAAATGAACGGGGCTGCCGAAGGACAGGACCCGCCGATGGTTTTGAGCGGACGGACATTATGAAATACGAAAAGATGCTTCATAAGAATTTTGAGGTTCCCGGCTACACCGGAAGCCTGGCCGACTACGAACGACAGGGCGGCTATCTTGCGGTCCGAAAAGTTCTCAAGGAATATTCCCCGGCGCAGCTGACCGATTTGGTCAAGCGCTCCGGCCTTCGCGGCCGCGGCGGCGCGGGCTTTCCGACCGGGATGAAATGGGACTTCCTTCCCAAGGACCCGTCCGTCACGAAATACCTCTGCTGCAACGCGGACGAGAGCGAGCCGGGGACGTTCAAGGATCGCGAGTTGATCGAACGGGACCCGCACCAGTTGATCGAGGGGATGATCCTGGCGGCCTACGCCATCGGGGCCAAGGTTGCGTACGTTTATATCCGCGGGGAATTCGTCTACGGAGGCCGGGTGTTGGAACGGGCCCTGGCGGATGCCTACCGGGCCGCTTATGTCGGCCCAAAAATCTTGAAAAGCGGGACCGGAATCGATATCTTCCTCCATCGCGGCGCCGGGGCCTACATCTGCGGCGAGGAGACGGCGCTTCTGGAATCGATCGAGGGCAAGCGCGGTCTTCCGAGGACGAAGCCGCCTTTTCCGGCCATGCACGGCCTTTACGGAAAGCCGACGGTGATCAACAACGTCGAGACGCTGAGCAACCTTCCGCATATCGTGAACCGGGGCGCGGAGTGGTTCGCGTCGCTCGGCTCGCCGCCCAAGAGTCCCGGGATGCGGATCTTCTCCGTGAGCGGGCATGTGAACCGGCCGGGCAATTACGAGGTGCCGATGGGGATCACGCTTCGGGAGCTGATTCATGAACATGCGGGCGGCGTCCGGGGAAACAAGAAGATCAAGGCGATCATCCCCGGCGGCGCCTCCGCCGCGTTTCTGACCGGGGATTCGCTGGATGTCAAGCTGGATTTCGAAGCGATCGCCCAGGTCGGCTCGATGCTCGGCTCCGGCGGCGTCACCGTCATGGATGAGGACACCTGCATGGTTTGGGCCGCGCTCAACCTGATGGAATTTTTTGCGCACGAGACCTGCGGGAAATGCTCGCCCTGCCGCGAGGGGTCCTCGTGGCTCGTCCAGATGATGCGGCGGATCGAGCACGGCCATGGAAGGATGGAGGACCTCGATCAACTGGTCCGGATCTGCAACGGCATCGGCGGCAAGACGGTCTGCGCGTTCGGCGACGCCGAGATCGCGCCGATTTTGAGCACGCTCAAGCACTGGCGGTCGGATTACGAATACCATATCAAGGAAAAAAAGTGCCTGGTCGGAAACCGGAACGGCACGCTGATTTCGATCGGGGGACATTAGAATCCGGTAGGGGCGACGCGCAAGGAGGATGGATTGTCTGATTCAGTCCAGACCAAGACCGATACAGTGAAATTAACGATCGACGGCCGGGCGGTGGAGGTCCCGAAGGGCACGCTGGTGATCGAGGCCGCGCGGAAGCTGGAGATCGAGATCCCGTTTTTCTGCTACCACCAGAAATTGAAATCCGACGGCAACTGCCGGATGTGTCTGGTCGCGGTTGAAAAGATGCCCAAGCTCCAGGTCTCCTGTTCCCTGCCCGTCTCCGAGGGCATGGTCGTCCACACCGGCACGACCGTCGTGCAGGAAGCCCGGAAGGGCGTGCTGGACTTCCTGCTGGCCAACCATCCCCTGGATTGTCCGATCTGCGACGAGGGCGGCCGATGCCCGCTCCAGAACTACTCGCAGAAATACACCGGCTACGGACAGTACAAGGAGGAGAAGCGGATTTACGAAAAGGATTTTTTCAGCCCGCTGATCGAAAAGGAGATGAACCGCTGCATCCAGTGCATGCGCTGCGTCCGCTATTGCGACGAGGTGATCGATTCCAAGGCCCTGGCCTCCGTCAACCGCGGGTATCACATCGAGATCGGCCATTACGCCGAAAAGCCGCTCGACTGCGAGTTCTGCGGCGGCTGCGTCCAGATCTGTCCGGTCGGCGCGCTCCTCAACCGTCTGCCGCTCTATGAATACCGTCCCTGGATGCTGACCCGGACCGAGACGACCTGCGCCTATTGCGCCGACGGCTGCTCGCTCCGGCTCGAAAGCCGTCCGCAGACCCGCGAGGTGATCGAGGTGACCTCGTTCTGGGGGAACGAGACGAAGACGGTCTGGGGAAAAGGCCGGAACGAGGGGGACCTTTGCGCGAAAGGCTATTTCGGATACCCCTTCGTCAACAGCCCGAAGCGTCTGACGAAGCCCCTGGTCCGCGAGGCGGGCCGGAGGGACGCTCCGCTGGTCGAAACGTCCTGGGAAGAAGCCTTGGAACGCGTCGCGGAAGGATTCGGCCGGATCAAGGGCCGGCACGGCGGCGCGGCCGTCGGCGCGCTGGCCTCGGCCCGTTGCACGAACGAGAATCTCTACGTTTTTCAGAAATTCGTCCGGCTCGTCCTCGGCAGCCCGAACGTCGACAGCAGCGTGCGCTACGGGATGGTGAACGCGGCCCGGGCGCTGACCGAGCTGGTCGGAACGCCGCGGTGGCTTTCCTCGTACGAGGAGATCGCCGGCGCCGATTTGATCTTCCTGATCGGCACGGACATCACCCATTCCAACCCGATCGTCGGGCTGAAGGTCAAGGCCGCGGCCAAGAAGGGCGCGAAGCTGATCGTCGGCTCCCCGCTCCGGCCGCGGATCAGCACGTTGAGCCACATCGTCAACCTGGCGACGCGCCATCTGGCCCATCGCCCGGGCGCGGAGCGGGCCGTCGCGATCGGAATGGTGAAGGCCGCGCTGGAGCAGGGGAAGGCGTCCGCGCCTTCTTCCATCGCCCCGCTGCGGGAGGCGGTTTCGAAGCTGTCTTCAAAGCAGATCGAGTCGGCCGCGGGTCTGGGCTACGACGAGATCCGGGCCGCCGTCTCGGAATGGACCGCGGCCTCCCGGGCCGTGATCGTCTTCGGGGAGTCGATCGTCCGGGCGCGGGACGGGTATGAAACCGTCCGCGTTTTAGGAGACCTGGCCCTTCTGACCGGGAAGCTGACGGCGGAGGGATGCGGCCTGGCCCCCTTGTATGAAGAAAATAACGAGATGGGCGCCTATGAGATGGGCTGCGTTCCGGACCGTCTGCCCGGCCTGGGCCGCTTGGACCTTGAGTCGGATCGGGAACGCGTCCAACGGGCCTGGAAGGAGACGATCCCGACCGGGCCGGGACTCACGATGATCGAAATGCTCCGCGCGGCGCGGGAAGGAAGGATCCGGGCGCTCTATCTGATGGGCGAGAATCCGGTCGGGACTCTGCCGGCCTCGGCGGGCGCGGCCGAGGCGCTGGCGGCGGCCGAGTTCGTCGTAAGCCAGGACCTGTTTCTGACCGAGACCGGGAAGCGGGCCGACGTGGTGTTGCCGGCGGCGAGCTTTGCCGAGCAGAACGGGACCTTTACGAATCAGGAGGGACGCGTCCAGCCGGTGCGGAAGGCCATCGAGCCGGTCCACGGGGCGCGGCCGGACTTTGAGATCCTCTCCCAGATCGCGTTCGAGATGGGTCATCCGCTGGCGTATCAGGACGGCGCCGAAATTTCGCACGAGATCGCCCGGCTCTGGCCTGCCTGCCGGCCAGGCGGGCCCGGCTGGCGGGAAATCCCGGGACGGTCGGAGCCGGCCGTCGCGGCGGATGGGTATCTGGGCGGGCGGCTGACCGAGGGGATTTCGGTGCGGTATCGTCTCGATCCCGCGGAGAAGCGCCCCGCGTCGTCCGACGGGCGCTTTGATCTTGTGATGGGGCCGTTGTTGTTCCATTCCGGAAAAATGTCCCTTAAGGCCGACGGCTTGACCAAGATTCAGGACCGGCCGTTTCTTTACATGGCGCCGGAGGATGCCGAGCGCTTCGGGGTGTCGGAAGGGGGGGCGGTGCGGCTCCGTTCGACCTCGGGGCCGGGATCGGTCGACGTCGCGGTCCGGGTCGACGGGAAATATCCGCCCGGGATGGTCTTCTTCCCCGAGTCGTTCAACGAGCCGCCGGTGAAGGATCTGCTGACGGTCGAGTTGGACAAGGAGTCCCGGGTCCCGACGTTCAAGACGGCCGAGGTCATCATTGAAAAGATAACGTAGGGGCAGGGCTTGCCCTGCCCGGTCCGGGCGCGGCCCCGCCAGCCGGACGGGCAGGAAGCGGCGCCCTTACAAGGATTCTGGAGACGGATGAATGGTGAATATCGCGTTGAATTTAATCGTGGTGCTCGTCACAATCGGGGTCGTGATGGTCACGGTGCTGCTTCACGTGGCCTATCTGACCTATTTTGAACGGAAGATCCTGGGATGGATGCAGGACCGGATGGGTCCGATGGAGGTGGGCTACCACGGCTTGCTGCAGCCGATCGCGGACGGCCTGAAACTTTTTTTCAAGGAAGACATCGTCCCGGCCCAGGCCAACAAGATCATTTTCACACTGGCGCCGATCCTGGTTCTGGTCCCGGCCCTGATCGGTTTCGCCGTGATCCCCTTCGGACGGGATCCCATCCATATCTTCGGCCTGACCTTCCGTCCCTACATCACCGACATCAACATCGGGATTCTCTATATCCTGGCCTTCGCCTCGATCGGGGCCTACGGCGTCCTGCTCGGCGGTTGGGCCTCGAACAACAAATATTCGCTTCTGGGCGGTCTGAGGTCCGCGGCCCAGGTGATCAGCTACGAGCTGTCGCTGGGCCTCTCGATCGTCGGCGTGCTGCTTTTGGCGGGCTCGCTGAGCCTCGTCAAGATCACGGAGGCCCAGGGCGGGGGTCTGCTGCACTGGTTCATCCTCCCGCAGTTCGTGGCCTTTGTGATTTATCTGATCTCGGCGATCGCCGAGACGAACCGCCTGCCCTTCGATCTTCCGGAGGCCGAAAGCGAGCTGGTGGCCGGCTTCTTCACCGAGTACAGCGGGATGCGATTTGCCTTTTTCTTTTTGGCCGAATATGCTAACATGATCCTCGTTTCCTGCATCGCCACGATCCTGTTCCTGGGCGGCTGGCACGCGCCGTTCGAGGCCCTGGGATTCATCCCGCCGATCCTTTGGTTCGTCGGGAAAGTTTACCTCTTCCTGTTTTTCTACATCTGGATCCGCGGCACGCTGCCCCGGCTCCGCTACGACCAGCTCATGATGTTCGGCTGGAAGATCATGATCCCGCTGGCGCTGGCCAACATCCTGGTCACGTCGGCGGTCTTGTATTTTGTAAGGGCGTAAAATGGTCCGTTTGAAGCGATTCATCCAACAGGTCCTGTTCCTGGAGATCCTGGCGGGGTTGGCGGCGACCTTCAAGCATCTTTTTATCCGCCGCATCACGATCCAGTACCCCCACGAAAAACGGGTGCTCCCCAACGGCTACCGCGGGTTCATCGCGCTTCTGCGCTACGACGACGGGACCGAGAAATGCGTCGGCTGCGATCTGTGCGAGGCGGCCTGCCCGTCGCGCGTGATCACGGTGATCAGCGCCGAGGTGGAGGGCCAGCCGCTCAAACGCTACGCCAGGGAATACACCATGGACATGACCCGCTGCGTTTTCTGCGGGTTGTGCGTGGAGGCCTGCCCGGTCAACGCCCTGGGCATGACGAAAGAGTTCGAATACGCGACGTACGACAAGCGCAACCTGAAGCTCCGCAAGGAACAGTTGCTGGCCATCGGGGACAGGGCCTTTCCGGTCCGGGAGACGCGCGTCGAATTTCAGCATCCCCACGCGGCTTTCTTCAACGTGGCGCATCGCGGCTATCCCGCCAAATGATGCGTCGCGCCTGTCGGGCCTGTTCCTTCCGTGCCGGATCAAAACCGTCGATTCGGTTCGAGCGCCGTCGGGTCGGCCCCCGCGCTCCATCCATGAAGACGCCATGACAACGGTCTTGTTTTCGTATTTCGCAGGCATGATCGTGCTGACGGCGGCCGGGGTGGTCGCGTCGCGGAAGCCCGTCAACAGCGCCCTTTCGCTGCTGGTCATGTTTTTTCACGTGGCCGGACTGTTCGTGCTCCTGGACGCCGAGTTCATCGCGGCCGTCCAGATCATCGTCTATGCCGGCGCCATTCTGGTTCTTTATCTTTTTGTGGTGATGCTGCTCAATCTGCGCGGTGAAGAGAGTTATCACACGCAGTATCTCGTCGGTCTGACGATCGGGCTGGCGATCCTGATCGAGGCCGTCCTCGTCGTGAGCCGGTCCGGGTTCGCGGATCGCGTCCCGTCGGACCCCGCGCCCGCCGCCTCCCTCGCCGGAAACACGGAAGGAATCGGCCGGGCCCTGTACACGACCTATCTGTTTCCGTTCGAGGTGGCCTCGATGATCCTTCTGCTCGCGATGATCGGGGCGATCATTCTGGCGAAAAAGGGGATGTTCGACCGGTGAGAAAGAAATCGGTGGAATGATGGTTCCGCTGTCGTATTACGTGATGCTCAGCACGGTGGTCTTCCTGATCGGCGTCGTCGGAGTGCTGATCCGGAGGAACATCATCGTTCTTCTGCTCTCGATCGAGCTGATGCTCAACGCGGCCAACATCAACTTCGTCGCGTTTTCGCATTACCTCCGGAACCTCAACGGCCAGGTCTTTGTCTTTTTCGTCCTGACGGTGGCCGCGGCCGAGGTGGTGGTCGGCCTGGCCATCATCATCGCGCTCTACCGCGGGAAGGCCACGGTCCAAATCGAGAACATCAACCTGATGAAAGGGTGATGACGACGGACGCGCTCATTCCTCTCCTTCCTTTTGCGGCCTTCGTGGTGATCGGACTGGGGGACCTTTTCGGCCGGGGCTTCGGTTCCCGCGCCCATTGGATCGCGGTGCCGGCGGCGTTCGGCTCGCTGCTGTTTTCGCTGATCGCCTTCGGCTCGGTTCTCTCGGGCGGCCCGCACGACCTTCCCCTGTACACCTGGGCCGTTTCGGGAAGCTTCCGGGCCTCGATCGGTATCCATATCGACGCCCTGACGGCCGTGATGCTGCTGCTCGTCACGATCGTGAGCGCCCTCGTTCATCTCTATTCCGTCGGATACATGCGCGGCGACCGCGGTTACGCCCGCTTCTTCGCCTACCTCGGACTGTTCACCTTTTCGATGCTGATGCTGGTGACGGCCTCCAATTTGCTCCAGCTGTACGTCTTCTGGGAGGCGGTCGGTCTTTGCTCGTATCTGCTCATCGCCCACTGGTACGAGCGGCCCGCGGCCGCGGCGGCCGCCACCAAGGCCTTCCTCGTCAACCGGGTGGGGGATTTCGGTTTCGCGCTCGGGATTTTCCTCGTCTTCCGCCTCGTCGGTTCGCTGGACTACGACCGGGTGTTTGCCGAGCTGCCCAAGCACGCGGGCGAGGTGATCACGGTCGCCGGGTTTGACGTTCAAGCGGTCACGCTCGTTGCCCTGCTGCTTTTCATGGGCGCGGTCGGAAAATCGGCCCAGCTTCCGCTGCATGTCTGGCTGCCCGACGCGATGGAGGGCCCGACGCCCATCTCGGCCTTGATCCATGCGGCCACGATGGTGACGGCCGGCGTCTTCATGATCGCCCGCTTGATCCCGATCTTCAGCCTGTCCGCCGCGGCGATGAGCGTCGTGGCCGCGACGGGGGCCGCGACCGCCCTGTTCGCCGCCACGATCGCGCTGACCCAGAACGACATCAAACGCGTCGTGGCCTACTCGACCGTGAGCCAGCTGGGCTACATGGTGATGGCCTGCGGCCTGGGGGCGTCGACGGCCGGAATCTTCCACCTGCTCACGCACGGGGCCTTCAAGGCCCTCCTCTTCCTCGGCTGCGGGAGCGTGATCCACGCGCTGGCGGGGGAGCAGGATTTGAGAAAGATGGGCGGACTGAAATCACGGCTTCCCGTGACCTACTGGACTTTTTACATCGGCGCGCTGGCCCTGGCCGGGATCCCGCCGCTCGCCGGTTTTTTCAGCAAGGATGAAATCCTGGTCCGGGCCTTTCTCTCCGGCGGGGCCGGGATTCTGTTCTGGGGCGTCGGGGTCGCGACGGCCTTCCTGACGGCCTTCTACATTTTTCGTCTGATCTACGCCGTTTTTCACGGCGCGTCCCGGCTCGATCCGAAGACGGCGGCCTCCGTGCACGAGTCGCCGCCCGTGATGACGGTCCCCCTGGTCGTGCTGGCCGTTCTGTCGGTGACGGTTGGATGGGCGGGGCTGCCGATTCAGGGTCTAAACGGGATCGAGGCCGTGCTCGGTCCGCTGCTCTCCCCCGGCGGGTCGTCCGAGCCGG from the Nitrospiria bacterium genome contains:
- the nuoD gene encoding NADH dehydrogenase (quinone) subunit D; the encoded protein is MGPQHPATHGVLRVVLELEGEKILKATPDLGYLHRGVEKLCEGLTYQQIIPHTDRLDYVCSMSNNFAYVRAVEKLLGVSIPERGEYVRTIIAEMQRIVGHLFWLGTQSLDIGAMTIFFWTFREREILLDLFERICGARLTMNYFRVGGVNGDLKPDVIATLRKFLKDFPSKIDEYDRLLMNNRIWISRTKDIAVISAEDAVGFGLTGPPLRGSGVHYDVRKAAPYAAYGKVDWEVPLGSNGDTYDRYWIRMQEMKQSARIIAQCLDQLPEGPVLTDVPQVVAPPKEKVMQDMQSLIHHFIIFTEGFRPPKGEVYCATEAPKGELGFSIVSDGEPKPYRLKIRSPSFVHLGAFDHMARGYMIADIVTIFGTYDIVMGECDR
- the nuoE gene encoding NADH-quinone oxidoreductase subunit NuoE, coding for MNPETKKPEFSEKARKKIEEILTHYPDKRSALLPVLNLAQAEFGYISEEVTVMVARLLDLTPPKVYEVLTFYTLLNDRPVGRYLIQFCRTLSCALVGSETVLGHLKQRLGIEVGETTPDGLFTLRTVECLASCGTAPVMQVNGVFYEKLTREKMDRILDDLKRGDPPVPKPMGEN
- the nuoF gene encoding NADH-quinone oxidoreductase subunit NuoF, yielding MKYEKMLHKNFEVPGYTGSLADYERQGGYLAVRKVLKEYSPAQLTDLVKRSGLRGRGGAGFPTGMKWDFLPKDPSVTKYLCCNADESEPGTFKDRELIERDPHQLIEGMILAAYAIGAKVAYVYIRGEFVYGGRVLERALADAYRAAYVGPKILKSGTGIDIFLHRGAGAYICGEETALLESIEGKRGLPRTKPPFPAMHGLYGKPTVINNVETLSNLPHIVNRGAEWFASLGSPPKSPGMRIFSVSGHVNRPGNYEVPMGITLRELIHEHAGGVRGNKKIKAIIPGGASAAFLTGDSLDVKLDFEAIAQVGSMLGSGGVTVMDEDTCMVWAALNLMEFFAHETCGKCSPCREGSSWLVQMMRRIEHGHGRMEDLDQLVRICNGIGGKTVCAFGDAEIAPILSTLKHWRSDYEYHIKEKKCLVGNRNGTLISIGGH
- the nuoG gene encoding NADH-quinone oxidoreductase subunit NuoG — encoded protein: MSDSVQTKTDTVKLTIDGRAVEVPKGTLVIEAARKLEIEIPFFCYHQKLKSDGNCRMCLVAVEKMPKLQVSCSLPVSEGMVVHTGTTVVQEARKGVLDFLLANHPLDCPICDEGGRCPLQNYSQKYTGYGQYKEEKRIYEKDFFSPLIEKEMNRCIQCMRCVRYCDEVIDSKALASVNRGYHIEIGHYAEKPLDCEFCGGCVQICPVGALLNRLPLYEYRPWMLTRTETTCAYCADGCSLRLESRPQTREVIEVTSFWGNETKTVWGKGRNEGDLCAKGYFGYPFVNSPKRLTKPLVREAGRRDAPLVETSWEEALERVAEGFGRIKGRHGGAAVGALASARCTNENLYVFQKFVRLVLGSPNVDSSVRYGMVNAARALTELVGTPRWLSSYEEIAGADLIFLIGTDITHSNPIVGLKVKAAAKKGAKLIVGSPLRPRISTLSHIVNLATRHLAHRPGAERAVAIGMVKAALEQGKASAPSSIAPLREAVSKLSSKQIESAAGLGYDEIRAAVSEWTAASRAVIVFGESIVRARDGYETVRVLGDLALLTGKLTAEGCGLAPLYEENNEMGAYEMGCVPDRLPGLGRLDLESDRERVQRAWKETIPTGPGLTMIEMLRAAREGRIRALYLMGENPVGTLPASAGAAEALAAAEFVVSQDLFLTETGKRADVVLPAASFAEQNGTFTNQEGRVQPVRKAIEPVHGARPDFEILSQIAFEMGHPLAYQDGAEISHEIARLWPACRPGGPGWREIPGRSEPAVAADGYLGGRLTEGISVRYRLDPAEKRPASSDGRFDLVMGPLLFHSGKMSLKADGLTKIQDRPFLYMAPEDAERFGVSEGGAVRLRSTSGPGSVDVAVRVDGKYPPGMVFFPESFNEPPVKDLLTVELDKESRVPTFKTAEVIIEKIT
- the nuoH gene encoding NADH-quinone oxidoreductase subunit NuoH yields the protein MVNIALNLIVVLVTIGVVMVTVLLHVAYLTYFERKILGWMQDRMGPMEVGYHGLLQPIADGLKLFFKEDIVPAQANKIIFTLAPILVLVPALIGFAVIPFGRDPIHIFGLTFRPYITDINIGILYILAFASIGAYGVLLGGWASNNKYSLLGGLRSAAQVISYELSLGLSIVGVLLLAGSLSLVKITEAQGGGLLHWFILPQFVAFVIYLISAIAETNRLPFDLPEAESELVAGFFTEYSGMRFAFFFLAEYANMILVSCIATILFLGGWHAPFEALGFIPPILWFVGKVYLFLFFYIWIRGTLPRLRYDQLMMFGWKIMIPLALANILVTSAVLYFVRA
- the nuoI gene encoding NADH-quinone oxidoreductase subunit NuoI → MVRLKRFIQQVLFLEILAGLAATFKHLFIRRITIQYPHEKRVLPNGYRGFIALLRYDDGTEKCVGCDLCEAACPSRVITVISAEVEGQPLKRYAREYTMDMTRCVFCGLCVEACPVNALGMTKEFEYATYDKRNLKLRKEQLLAIGDRAFPVRETRVEFQHPHAAFFNVAHRGYPAK
- a CDS encoding NADH-quinone oxidoreductase subunit J — protein: MTTVLFSYFAGMIVLTAAGVVASRKPVNSALSLLVMFFHVAGLFVLLDAEFIAAVQIIVYAGAILVLYLFVVMLLNLRGEESYHTQYLVGLTIGLAILIEAVLVVSRSGFADRVPSDPAPAASLAGNTEGIGRALYTTYLFPFEVASMILLLAMIGAIILAKKGMFDR
- the nuoK gene encoding NADH-quinone oxidoreductase subunit NuoK codes for the protein MMVPLSYYVMLSTVVFLIGVVGVLIRRNIIVLLLSIELMLNAANINFVAFSHYLRNLNGQVFVFFVLTVAAAEVVVGLAIIIALYRGKATVQIENINLMKG
- the nuoL gene encoding NADH-quinone oxidoreductase subunit L, with product MTTDALIPLLPFAAFVVIGLGDLFGRGFGSRAHWIAVPAAFGSLLFSLIAFGSVLSGGPHDLPLYTWAVSGSFRASIGIHIDALTAVMLLLVTIVSALVHLYSVGYMRGDRGYARFFAYLGLFTFSMLMLVTASNLLQLYVFWEAVGLCSYLLIAHWYERPAAAAAATKAFLVNRVGDFGFALGIFLVFRLVGSLDYDRVFAELPKHAGEVITVAGFDVQAVTLVALLLFMGAVGKSAQLPLHVWLPDAMEGPTPISALIHAATMVTAGVFMIARLIPIFSLSAAAMSVVAATGAATALFAATIALTQNDIKRVVAYSTVSQLGYMVMACGLGASTAGIFHLLTHGAFKALLFLGCGSVIHALAGEQDLRKMGGLKSRLPVTYWTFYIGALALAGIPPLAGFFSKDEILVRAFLSGGAGILFWGVGVATAFLTAFYIFRLIYAVFHGASRLDPKTAASVHESPPVMTVPLVVLAVLSVTVGWAGLPIQGLNGIEAVLGPLLSPGGSSEPVSGQASLLLPLMGISVAAALSGWMTARYFYLTRPELPERLATRAPALYRLSLNKWYFDELYDRVIVRPTRRLADRLWRTVDVHTIDEAVNGVGRETLAGARILRLIQSGQLQHYALVMMVGTFVILTVYLIVQ